The Drosophila nasuta strain 15112-1781.00 chromosome 2R, ASM2355853v1, whole genome shotgun sequence genome segment CTCGGGCTCGGCTGTCAATCGGCAAAACCGCCAGGCATTGATagcagcgtcgtcgtcgtcgtcgtcgtcgttgtcgttatGGCCAAAGCTTTTGCCTTGGGCAAGTGCTCAGCTCAATACAGCTGGCCAGATGTAAGTTGCCAGTTTGCAAGTTGCCACTTGCAAGATTGCACACCAAATGTGCTAGTTTGAACAGTGCGAATTATGGCGCAATGGCTTTAAATCCTGTTTATGTGGCTATTCTTTTACCTTGGCCATCAGCCAGCCATGAGAAGATGCTGCAGACACTTTGTTGAGAAGGCAAATTTATGTGCTAAGTCTGGCAAATGGTCGGGCGATAAAAACTACAACGCACATGGTTTTGATGTGACCCAAAAAATGACAGCAGATTAGCAGACAACTTAACGAATTAAGCTATAAAAGTCACATTAAAAAGTAATGCGCATATCAAATATCAAAGAAGTACTCACGCTTTATATAAAACCAAATGTATCCAattgtttcacttttttcattgaacatttttgattttcacattaattttatttaaatttgtattattacaCAAAAACTTTCActtcacttaaaaaaaatatgaaaaaaatatatatttttaaagtgcgATAGAATCGcatgaatttgaatttcgcGCTACGTAACCGAACTTTAAGTTGTAACAGCTGATTGTGTACTTTCACAAAAAGGTGGTTGCTACGACACTCGAGTATCACAGGGTGTTCCCTTGACACACTTTTTTaactgcagttgttgttgctgagaCACCTAGGGTATGAAGTTGACCGCGCACTTTATTTATTGCTCATTATTAGCTTGAACTCAAATTACAAACACTAATTGTGTGGTTAGCTACACgattttcacaaatttaatGCGTATTTGCACATGTAGGCTTATATTTACCGATAAAAACAATTGGACCAACGGGCGTTGCGACAGTGCACGTTAAAAGCGAATACAACACCTTACATTCACGCTTTCATTCTATCTGTTGGCACACTTATTCACTTGCATACTTATTTGCACTATTTAGAAGttaaataaactataataTTCCGTTTTTTCGTACAATTATAAAAGCGCTGAAAATTTTCCGACGAACGTAACTGTAAATCGCGCGCCAACAAACGCAATGGCTGCCAACCCACATACAAAAGCTTCTTGCTATGAATTGAAACTACTTTCCAAcactaaattttaaaatagaaaactttGTGTACACACTGCActcagctgttttgtttttttggaaGTCGTAAAAGGAAAACAATAAAGTTCTTGATAGATTGTATTTAATGATAAATCATTTTCATGCAAAgcaatttctataaataaattaaatatataaaaattgtgagAAACTTGTGGAGCAATTTCTGTTCAAGAAACACACAGAAATTAGCAATGAGAGTGTGAGCAAAAAGTTATTGCGTGAACTGTTTTGATTATATTGTATTCGTAAAGCGAAAACCGACAAAAAAAgtgcaattaaattcaaaatgtggaatttaaaacaaaccgCCTCACATTTGTATCGTCAATATGAGCTTATAACTTGCATTAACATGTTTGAGCCATGGGAAAAGAAGCTAATCAGTAAGTGCATTTTTCCGGTGATAGCTCAGTTTATTAATAAGCTATTTTTATTCTAGATGGATTCTTTCTGATTATGGTTGTACTTGTGATCTTCTCCAGCTACGTTTATTTGCCCAGCTATATGGAAACGCTGCTGGAAGTGATTAAGCCCACAACTGGATCTAGTCAGCCATCAGAGAAGGCTTATGTGCCAATGAAAATCAGCAGTTTTTAACTGAAACAatgctatatatatagaatatatatataatacttgcGCAATTGGAAGACAATTAGAATTTAATAACATGATTTGTGATTTACTTTAAACCTATTAACAACTGTAAATACTTTAATGTGCCAAGGTAGATTCGTTTTGCCCAATTGTATATCGATCGTCTATACTCCAAAATAAGAAATACGGTTTCCACAAGGCGCAACGCCGATGTGTTGAAGAATAGTCCAACTAAACCACCAACAGAAACTGTAAAAGaagaacattttaatataatttaaaaatgccgagcaattaatatatgtatatcgagTCTTACTTAAAAGATCCAAGTGGGTTTTGGCCACGCGACGCACATAACGTTGCGTGGGCAACTCGACGAGTGCCACATGAATATCGGAAACATCTCTTTCAGCCTCCTGTTTACTGCAAGTCAACCAATATTAACTAgatgtaattaatttaagttatttttacCTACTCATCTGCTGTATTGAAGATAATGTTGTACTCTGGCTCCTCACAAGAGCTCATGCAATCACAGGACTTGCGCTCAGTCAAGATCTTTTCGTTTATGTTCGTCAAGCAAATGAGTCCACGATAGTCACAGACGGGCAGCGAACTCTTGCTGGGCATAGCCATAAAATGGCTGGTGCAATTGCAATAGAGCAGATGCAATGCCACCGTACACTCGACAATGCAACCGGAGTAACTATAGAACTCATAGATGCCCAGTCGCTGCTCGACATGCTCGTGACCGTAGCGACAACGTCGTTCCTCATAGTTCAGCTCATCCACTGATTCGTGATTGAACACCTCGATGACATTCAATATTAATTCCTTGTAGCTGCCAACTAAAACTGTTTCCCTGATCATGCCCTCGGCAAAGTGAAATGGCACATCGATAGGCGGATGCACATGAACTTGCACATCGGCAGCCGCATGGAAAGTTAGGTGACCGGCGCCCGTTATGCGATTATTCTTGTAGTACACTTGAGATTCCTTGCGTGCCTGATGCGAGTTGAAGGAGAAACAAAGACCATACTCTGTGGGAATAGGCAAGAACTGTTCGCAGCAGTCGAAGAACATATTAAGGTAGCTGCACTCCATAATGAGTTCATTACATTTGCTGCGAAACTATtggaaaatatagaaaaatatatagaatgtATTGAGTGTAATATTGCTCCAATATACTAACCACATCCAACAGCATTGTGAAATTGTCAGGACATTTGAGTTTGTCACAGTTCTCGCAACTGATGCAGATACCACGAAAGAAGGCAATCTCGCTAATAAAGTCATCAATATACAATTCGTGCTCTGAACCAAAATGATCATCGCTTATATCCCATATCTTCTCGGAGTTGTAGAGTTCACACACTGTTATAGCCGGAAACGAAGTATTCCAGTTAAGGCTGAAATGTATCATAGCTTTATCGAtctgtactatatatattttttattaacttaCTAAAGCGTATCCAAGTTAAACGACACAGAAGTGGAAGTGAAATTTTCCAACAAAGTTCTGGCAACCGTTACAAAAAACGGCAGCGAGAAGTAAAATGAGAGTAAATAGAGAAACCTGGTTTTGAATACGAAATATAATTAGGTTATATAATATGATTAAAGTTGTATGGTAATTTACACTCTAAGTGCCCACGGCAAATATTCCTTCCAGTTCATAGTCCGTGTAACTAACACGTCCGTTCCCAAAACTTATTCTGTTGCACTAGTTGCCAGTTTAGGAAGCTTTCCGCCGAGTCCCTTTATTGGTGAATAAAAGCTCCAGCCCAGACAATAGAAGCCTTTCATAGCGATAACatctttttattgttgcaaGTTCAAGTCAATTTAGGCTCACCCCAGGCACAAAATTactattaataaacaataggggattatttttttgtataataaattcTATTGGAAAAAAggtcatataaaatataaatatgcttGACACAAGCTAgatgtaaaatattaaaattttgattaacaaaagaaatataattttaagtaaaatttacagggtatcttaTAGTTGAGTACTCCGACTACTTTGCTATTTAGTTCATCCTCAATTGGATTAATGGGTCAATGTTGCAAATGTCATATCAAATATCACTGGGAATAAATCATTTTGTAACAGTTTATCGAAATGCATACAATCAGCGTAAGTCGCAGAAAAGTTTACGATTAATTGCTGTATCGGGGTTAGCCCATACTACAACTAACGTAATACTCTCTGACTGTCTGACGTCGCTTAGAtgtgaaaataatttcattgtttATGGCTTTATTAACCGACGTGGTTCGATTAACTTGGCTGgacaataaatgcaataatacGAGTTATAATAAAAGTGAACCGCTAATTAAAACATACCTACGCCATTATCAGGCTGAGTAATCGCTTTTGAATTTAATCTGAATCAGAATTTCACAAAATGTCAAGCTCGCAACCAACTTGGAGTTCTAGTTGTGATGTTACCAAGCTAGACACAAACGATATGAATCATATCAGATACAGAAGAAGATGGAATCCGGGTGAAGAAGAAAAGCTGTTAAGGTTGTtgatattgaaaacaaaatgaagttcTAGGTGTGTCATTGGACTGCTGTGAATATGTTTACAATTATGGATTCGCAGacagtttatttaaatatttcttggaatacaaattaaaacttCTTTACTACGTCAAACTTTGCTTATTAATTATCAACTCGAATTATAATCAAAAGTCGTCAAACTTCTGTTATTGTCAAtctcaaatataaatatatgatcTTTAAAATCATCAAACCttctattaataattataaaaatatattacctAACATCATAACTTGTTTGCAATTATAAAGAAAGCATTTTATAGCAAACAAATACTAACAAACTGATCCAGTTGGTTAGTTGAAATTTTCAATCTCTGCATAAgttgatttttataataaacgagagaaatatgttaatttggtatataaatattacatgatttttaagaaattacgCAGATTCATTTGCAGAGAATTTTTACTGTGAATCAATAGTTTTATATGGAAACTTGATAAAAATTATTAGGAATTATGCTGTGTGTCCGtgaatgattttaatttaaaaatgtaaatgtaatgGAATAGCTTATTCTTCTATAGTTACAAagaattgattttatattttcagtacGCACTTTTTTAAGGGTTTCATTTTCGCAGTTTGAGTTCCTAAATATATAGAGTTTGCAAACTTcctaaataaaatcataaaatttggAAACTCTTGGTTCAACAATCAggtgttaaaaataaacaacaacttttcactaaattgttttattttgcagtaGAAATGTATGgctattaatatttgtataagcCTCAAATGAAACACTTTGTGCATTTATGAGTAACAAATTTACCAAATGCTTAAACGtaataataaacttattttCCGAAATATTTCCAACGATTCCGATTCTCAAAATACTTATGTTCAATAAAAGCTTCAAAGATTCATTTTCATAtgcattcataatttattttgcaatactTAAAACTAggtaatttaaaaaacaatgtCTACAACAGACTGTGGCAATGGCATCGATAACTTAATGttagaataaataataataagtgtCAACATCATGAGGTGCGATCATCATTGGAGATTCTGTGTGATCCAGGGCAACATATCCAAAACCGAGGCAAACACACCTGGTTCATTCTGGTGGATGCCACAGCGTTGACCTCCAAATGAGATAACGCCATACTGCACATAGCGCGCTGTTTGCTTGAAGGCATGGAGGAAGAAGACCGGACCACCAGAGTCTCCACGACAGGTGTGTTGAGTATCTTCGCTCACTGCACAAATATGATTTTCAGTCACTGGAGCTTCCGCATAGTAGTTGCGGCACACATCGAGATCTTTTCGCTTGACCACCGCCTTGAGCAGCACATCTGATGGTTCGTTGTTCTCTGTGGTGCCCCAACCGGAGATGAAGAAACTCTGATCGTAGGCAATATCTTGGGAAGTTCGGTCAATGGGGAGACAGATGGGTTTGATGTGAATCTTAAATGTAACTGTGCGATCCAGTTTGAGCAGGGCAATATCGTAGCCGATGGAACCCGCTCCCGAGTTGGGATGTGCGCGTATCTCATCAATGCCATACTCCTCATAAGGTGGCAAGCATTCTCTGCGGCGTCCGCCAAACACCTGGCAATCTTCCTCAGTCGCGAGATTGTGTTCCCCCAGACGCACGCCAACGCTAAAGTGAACGAAAGTTATTAACTAATGAAGTCTGAACCCTTAATATTTCATACTTACAGATCAAAGACACCTCTGGTGCAGTGAGCGGCAGTTAAGACAAAGCGATCGGTGATCAAGCTTCCACCACATTGAAAAGGTCTCCCTGACTTTGCGTACTTCAACAGCGCCAGCCAGGGGAATTCACCAATCTTGGTTGGCTCACCGTGGCTCAGCTTGATGTTGCTCTTCTTACCGCACTCCGTGACAGAGTTGAGGACGTCCAAGCCTTGGGGATCGATGTATCGGAGATTCTGTGTGGTTTGTCGCACATTACCCGATGATTTTTTTTGAGGTGGTGTCGGTGTTTCTTTGGGGCCACTGCTTTGGGGTTCCAAGACGGCACCTCTGGGACAGCACATATGGAAAGGCTGTAAAGGAAGAGTTTGATAAATAAGAGTCTGAGGGAAGAAATCCAGAATATGTAATACTTACTGCTCCCTGTCCGCCATAGCAGGTCTCTTGCCGAATCTCATTCTGTATCGAGCGTGGCAGATTGCGTCCGAAGGTGATGAGCAGATCACGCACAAATTGACATTTCTGGAGAGGCACACAAAGGCCTTGTTCGCCGTTTGTTGTGTAGCAGCCACTGCCCGActctaaaatgcaaataattatttcacaatcattgataaatgataaatgaCAATAACACGTTTGACTGGTTATAACAAACGCATCAATAAAACGCGTTAACTCTGATGTTTTCGTCTTTTTCGTTGATAAGATATATGAACTTACGACTGATCACCAGATTGGGAATGGCCAACAAGACAATGGCCAATGTGCATATAAATAGCTGCATCCTGTCCAAGACTTTTTccaatataaatactaaatatagatCTATCTGCCAGATGCCGCGTAATTAGAACTCGAACGATCGTTTGTTGATCTTTTCGCTTCTGAGTGGAGAATGAGAATGAATAAAGTAGCGTCGTGTGCCGCGCTTTTGTATGAGAAGTTCGCGTGCTGTTGGGGCAAGGTGCctattaaaatgcataaattgttatttaccCAAGCGCTGGGGAtcatgtttttattatttatttatatttctccGCGCTGACCAACTGGTTTTACTCTCGCCGTAGCTGCTCAGCGTAGCACGTGCGATCGCTGCGCTTGAACTAATCAGAGACCTGTTTCGCTCTCACATTTTgtgtaatattaatttctaCGCGAGAGGATTATCATTCCGTCTGGGTGGATTGAATTGCCTTACATATTAGTCGCGTGGGAAAATCGTCGCATTCCTAGGAATTCCCAAAATATACTTGCCTGTATCCACTTGACAATTTGTCTTTTGACTTTTCCCCTTCACAAACCAGGGTCAAGTGCGTCTGGATTGCCCAAAAACCATCTAATGGAATTTCCAAGGCTGGGAAGTCCAACAGAGTGTCCAATAATTCTTTATTAATGAAATCTGAAGTGGGTTGTCTGTTTACTTAACCGAGTACAACTCTAATTGGCTTCGCTTTTGTTAGCTTTTGGAATCCCCGAAATGTTGACAAGCATCTTGTCATCCATCTGGATGATGCTTGTATAAAATTGTTGGATAAGGTCGCGACGTGGCTCGATTAATGGCAGCTTGAGTCAAGCGCCAGAGTTCTAACCGCAAGTTGGCTGTCTTCTTCGGCCATTAACAACAGGGGGCTTTTAAATTTCCAGGCATCCGAGTATTACTCACAATCTGTGTTGCATAATAACTTGtctattaaatattcatattcataataatgTAAACGCCCTAAAcgatttttttaaacattgtctaactaattattttataataattttataaatatgaatatgcacAATctgtgaaatatatttattatacttttcaataatttacgTTAAAATATTGGtgtgaaaaataatatacaattgtcattaataaatgtatactaataaaaatcatatttcatttagatcgaatataattaatatatctGAGtagaattgcattttttgtgAACAACAATATTAATCTATATctgtaatttgtttaaaaatactaaaattaatataccacaaaaatactaaataaatgtcatagattatatttggtatattgacgcagtgctatattcaaaatataccaaagaatgcaaaatataccagattgctacccaaagcaattaagacctctagtaagttggcgtttttgctcatacaaaagtatttgtttaataacttcaacaatttttatttgatcgcaaccaaatcacaaagttataatacccttctattatatgggtagcgggtataaaaactatgactgaatataattttcttttatattctTGTATACATATTTCACTTTGCATCTCTGATGAACATTTCTTGAGTGTTCCTTCTATGACATGacaaacttaataaatattgattcaacacttaataatattatgaaTTGGAGAACGCAATCTTTATGCTTACGCACACCACTTGTAGTAAGTGCGAATTccatctaaaaatatacacataataTCTCCATGTGGCTCTCTGTTTAGAACAgtcattatttattcaatcaatctgatataatttattaagtcATAGTTACAATAGAATGTATCGCATAAAATAGCAGTAgtaacaattaatttattggtCTTAAATATATTGTTCGATCTTAAAGTAATTGATAT includes the following:
- the LOC132786907 gene encoding serine palmitoyltransferase small subunit B, translating into MWNLKQTASHLYRQYELITCINMFEPWEKKLINGFFLIMVVLVIFSSYVYLPSYMETLLEVIKPTTGSSQPSEKAYVPMKISSF
- the LOC132786908 gene encoding pickpocket protein 11, which codes for MNWKEYLPWALRVFLYLLSFYFSLPFFVTVARTLLENFTSTSVSFNLDTLYLNWNTSFPAITVCELYNSEKIWDISDDHFGSEHELYIDDFISEIAFFRGICISCENCDKLKCPDNFTMLLDVFRSKCNELIMECSYLNMFFDCCEQFLPIPTEYGLCFSFNSHQARKESQVYYKNNRITGAGHLTFHAAADVQVHVHPPIDVPFHFAEGMIRETVLVGSYKELILNVIEVFNHESVDELNYEERRCRYGHEHVEQRLGIYEFYSYSGCIVECTVALHLLYCNCTSHFMAMPSKSSLPVCDYRGLICLTNINEKILTERKSCDCMSSCEEPEYNIIFNTADDKQEAERDVSDIHVALVELPTQRYVRRVAKTHLDLLISVGGLVGLFFNTSALRLVETVFLILEYRRSIYNWAKRIYLGTLKYLQLLIGLK
- the LOC132784959 gene encoding serine protease grass, whose translation is MQLFICTLAIVLLAIPNLVISQSGSGCYTTNGEQGLCVPLQKCQFVRDLLITFGRNLPRSIQNEIRQETCYGGQGAPFHMCCPRGAVLEPQSSGPKETPTPPQKKSSGNVRQTTQNLRYIDPQGLDVLNSVTECGKKSNIKLSHGEPTKIGEFPWLALLKYAKSGRPFQCGGSLITDRFVLTAAHCTRGVFDLVGVRLGEHNLATEEDCQVFGGRRRECLPPYEEYGIDEIRAHPNSGAGSIGYDIALLKLDRTVTFKIHIKPICLPIDRTSQDIAYDQSFFISGWGTTENNEPSDVLLKAVVKRKDLDVCRNYYAEAPVTENHICAVSEDTQHTCRGDSGGPVFFLHAFKQTARYVQYGVISFGGQRCGIHQNEPGVFASVLDMLPWITQNLQ